In Bacillota bacterium, one DNA window encodes the following:
- a CDS encoding VRR-NUC domain-containing protein, translating into MSEKEIASKILRYLKTVPKCFAWKEHGGIYGTAGIPDIIACIDGRFYAFEVKTPIGKTTKLQEATIRKILACGGAVSVVRSVDEVRAVINGSLQ; encoded by the coding sequence ATGTCTGAAAAAGAAATTGCATCAAAAATCCTTCGTTATTTAAAAACCGTTCCGAAGTGCTTCGCTTGGAAGGAACACGGCGGTATTTATGGAACAGCCGGCATCCCGGATATCATCGCCTGCATCGACGGCAGGTTTTACGCCTTTGAAGTAAAAACACCTATTGGCAAAACAACAAAACTTCAAGAAGCAACTATTCGTAAAATCCTCGCCTGTGGCGGCGCCGTTTCGGTCGTCCGTTCAGTTGACGAGGTGCGAGCTGTTATAAACGGCTCCCTGCAATGA
- a CDS encoding DUF4406 domain-containing protein, with amino-acid sequence MWIDKCNSEGYYDPTAYKAMRKILRDELERCYGTGHRPLVFICSPFAGDIKANTERTKNYCRFAVEQYAIPVAPHLLYPQFMDEHDPDSRSLGLFFGRVLLGKCQELWIFGDNVSEGMSYEIRKARKKNIPIRYFTEDCEVKAICPTQKS; translated from the coding sequence ATGTGGATAGATAAATGTAATTCTGAAGGTTATTATGACCCAACGGCATACAAGGCCATGCGAAAAATACTGCGCGATGAATTAGAACGCTGTTATGGTACGGGGCACCGCCCTCTTGTATTCATATGTTCGCCATTTGCCGGAGATATAAAAGCAAATACAGAGCGCACTAAAAACTATTGCCGCTTCGCTGTGGAGCAATATGCAATCCCTGTCGCACCCCACCTGCTATACCCGCAGTTTATGGATGAGCATGATCCGGATAGCCGTAGCCTTGGTCTATTCTTTGGTCGTGTTCTGCTTGGAAAATGCCAGGAACTTTGGATCTTTGGCGATAACGTATCCGAGGGCATGAGCTATGAAATACGCAAAGCACGGAAGAAAAATATACCGATACGCTATTTTACGGAAGATTGTGAGGTGAAAGCGATATGCCCTACCCAAAAGAGCTGA
- a CDS encoding HNH endonuclease — protein MPKKPKRPCRYPGCPKLTDGLYCVEHQRQATRHYNHFQREPETNKKYGRAWKRIRDRYIKAHPLCEECKKADRLTPAEEVHHILPLSRGGTNDVSNLMSLCKSCHSRITAESGDRWGRSNL, from the coding sequence ATGCCAAAGAAACCAAAGCGGCCGTGTCGATACCCTGGTTGCCCAAAACTGACGGATGGTTTGTATTGTGTGGAACATCAACGGCAGGCAACTCGCCACTATAATCATTTCCAGCGCGAGCCTGAAACCAACAAAAAATATGGCCGTGCATGGAAACGCATACGCGACCGTTACATCAAGGCACACCCGCTATGTGAGGAGTGTAAAAAAGCTGATCGCTTAACCCCCGCAGAAGAGGTACACCATATTCTCCCGCTCAGTCGCGGAGGAACAAATGATGTGAGCAATCTTATGTCGCTTTGCAAATCGTGTCATTCACGCATTACTGCAGAGAGCGGCGACAGGTGGGGGCGGTCAAATCTCTAA
- a CDS encoding P27 family phage terminase small subunit: MAKDGTNRGGARIGSGQKKKALADKILDGNPGNRKLTIMDFSNTADLTGDSMPKPRGYLIAKQKDGSTTLAAEIFNNTWQWLKERGCAQLVTTQLIEQYAQSVARWIQCEQAISEFGFLAKHPTTGNAIPSPYVSMSQNFMKQVNNIWFQIYQVVRENCTTEYRGATPQDDVMEKLLNARRGTLLKTEEF, translated from the coding sequence ATGGCAAAAGACGGCACCAACAGGGGTGGTGCAAGAATCGGCTCAGGACAAAAAAAGAAAGCCCTCGCCGACAAAATTTTAGACGGCAATCCCGGTAATCGAAAATTGACCATCATGGATTTTTCAAACACAGCGGATCTGACCGGAGACTCAATGCCAAAACCAAGAGGCTACCTTATAGCAAAACAAAAAGACGGTTCCACGACACTGGCGGCGGAAATTTTCAATAATACATGGCAATGGCTCAAGGAACGGGGTTGCGCGCAATTAGTAACCACCCAGCTTATAGAACAGTACGCTCAGAGTGTGGCTCGGTGGATTCAGTGCGAACAGGCAATCAGCGAGTTTGGCTTTCTTGCAAAGCACCCCACCACCGGCAATGCTATTCCATCCCCCTATGTTTCGATGTCTCAAAACTTCATGAAGCAGGTCAACAACATCTGGTTCCAGATTTATCAAGTAGTGCGGGAAAACTGCACTACAGAATATCGCGGTGCAACGCCCCAAGACGATGTAATGGAAAAGCTGCTCAATGCCCGTCGGGGCACACTGTTAAAAACGGAGGAATTTTAA
- a CDS encoding DNA primase, with the protein MPYPKELMERKQWVNWRLVPDKDGGRDKKMPFNPVSGKGAASNNPATWTDYATAFDAVGRYGFTGVGFMFSRDDDFVGVDIDHCYDPKTKTFNDMAKAIIARQPTYMEFSPSGTGVHLFYKGKIPGTGNKNTKTGVEMYEHTRYFTMTGNKLDCAINTVAEDYGTLKWIHETYIRPPRRKNKKAQRNISVQLTDNDLLELAKNAENGEAFTKLWEGDWQENYASQSEADMALCCKLAFWSGKNKEQMDRLFRQSGLFREKWDTRHHASGATYGEETLSKACDITEDVYALGGDAPIFEYKGQYYRKRNDNIYLLTNFVFVPVEMIVADEETQLTADLVTIRGEKHRLTFMTTDFANQQKFKNALNKRTIALSYTGSDGDLELLKAYISDLDWPVKVGVKAMGIYERGKEMVFVSMDGAVDASGAAIDNIIQLEKYRSIDSAILSVKPLTALQLQKLGERLMSYNEPAKTISILAWICGCFIKEHLRKKNVKFPHLMLIGEAGSGKSNTLERIIMPVFSRTKIIAAGQTTAFTLMKDAASSNVIPMALDEFKPSKIDKHRLDALLNHFRNSYDGQEGIRGRADQSIVSYELLAPLVVAGEESADEAAIRERTIELLFSKRDLKPVGYRMNFQELCRCADLLGSFGHSLLNIALKITASECYSWYKEALGFFSNELPSRIVNNLACMLTGLRLLEKLCKALGLSWHEALPYSIEHCTRYVEFAAKEYLLDGGLSNKSVVEQTLEIMSRMGLDPKSEYTLCDGDTVLALRLNPVYDKYTKYRKDYAVVGETLTYAQFKKQLAHSDYFLESNVQKRIGSENRRVWTLNYELMKARCDVSGFEITDIEPL; encoded by the coding sequence ATGCCCTACCCAAAAGAGCTGATGGAACGAAAGCAATGGGTCAACTGGCGGCTTGTCCCTGATAAGGATGGCGGCAGGGATAAAAAAATGCCGTTTAATCCGGTGTCAGGCAAGGGTGCCGCATCCAATAACCCGGCGACATGGACAGATTATGCAACCGCTTTTGACGCAGTAGGTCGCTATGGTTTTACGGGTGTGGGCTTTATGTTCTCTCGTGACGATGATTTTGTAGGCGTAGACATTGATCACTGTTATGACCCTAAGACAAAGACATTTAACGATATGGCAAAGGCTATCATCGCAAGACAACCAACATACATGGAATTTTCGCCCTCAGGCACTGGCGTTCATCTTTTTTATAAAGGCAAAATACCTGGTACCGGCAACAAGAATACTAAAACCGGCGTGGAAATGTACGAGCATACCCGCTACTTCACCATGACAGGTAATAAGCTTGACTGTGCTATTAATACCGTTGCTGAGGATTACGGAACGCTTAAATGGATTCACGAAACATATATCCGCCCCCCAAGAAGAAAAAATAAAAAGGCGCAAAGGAATATATCCGTACAACTTACAGACAATGACCTTTTAGAGCTTGCAAAGAATGCCGAAAACGGCGAGGCATTTACGAAACTATGGGAAGGTGACTGGCAAGAAAACTATGCCAGTCAATCCGAAGCGGATATGGCACTCTGCTGCAAGCTGGCATTCTGGTCTGGCAAAAATAAGGAGCAGATGGATAGGCTCTTTCGGCAAAGCGGCCTGTTTCGTGAAAAATGGGATACACGGCATCATGCAAGCGGGGCAACCTATGGTGAAGAAACACTGTCAAAGGCCTGCGACATCACCGAAGATGTATATGCTCTCGGCGGTGATGCACCTATATTTGAATATAAGGGACAATATTACCGCAAAAGAAACGATAACATCTACTTGCTTACAAACTTCGTGTTTGTGCCAGTTGAAATGATTGTTGCCGATGAGGAAACACAGCTTACTGCCGACCTTGTGACCATACGCGGCGAAAAACATCGGTTGACTTTCATGACAACGGATTTTGCCAACCAGCAGAAATTTAAAAATGCACTTAACAAGCGCACCATTGCTCTTAGCTACACCGGCTCTGATGGTGATTTGGAACTGCTCAAAGCATATATCTCCGACTTAGATTGGCCGGTAAAAGTAGGCGTTAAGGCAATGGGCATCTACGAACGAGGAAAAGAGATGGTATTTGTTTCTATGGACGGTGCGGTTGATGCAAGCGGCGCAGCAATCGATAACATCATTCAATTAGAAAAATACCGCAGCATTGACTCCGCTATACTCTCAGTAAAGCCCTTAACGGCACTCCAGCTTCAGAAATTAGGTGAAAGACTGATGTCTTACAATGAACCTGCAAAAACGATTTCTATATTAGCATGGATATGCGGTTGCTTCATAAAAGAACACCTACGAAAAAAGAACGTCAAGTTTCCTCATCTCATGCTCATCGGCGAAGCAGGCAGCGGTAAAAGCAATACACTGGAGCGGATCATTATGCCAGTGTTTTCAAGGACAAAAATCATCGCAGCCGGCCAGACAACGGCATTCACTCTAATGAAAGATGCGGCATCCTCTAATGTTATTCCGATGGCATTGGATGAATTCAAGCCGTCAAAGATTGATAAACATCGACTTGATGCGCTGCTAAACCATTTTCGTAATAGTTATGACGGGCAAGAAGGTATTCGTGGGCGTGCCGACCAAAGCATTGTAAGTTATGAGCTTCTTGCCCCGCTTGTGGTCGCCGGTGAGGAATCGGCTGATGAAGCGGCAATCAGGGAGCGCACCATCGAGCTTTTGTTTTCTAAGAGAGATCTAAAACCCGTAGGATATCGTATGAATTTTCAGGAGTTATGCCGATGCGCCGATTTACTCGGCAGCTTCGGGCATAGTTTATTGAATATTGCACTGAAAATAACTGCAAGCGAGTGCTATTCATGGTATAAAGAAGCGCTCGGATTCTTCAGCAATGAGCTTCCGTCGCGTATCGTTAATAACCTCGCCTGTATGCTAACCGGTCTGCGGCTGCTCGAAAAGCTATGCAAGGCGCTCGGGCTTTCTTGGCATGAGGCACTCCCATATAGCATCGAACACTGCACAAGGTATGTCGAATTTGCGGCAAAGGAATATTTGCTAGATGGCGGCTTAAGCAATAAAAGTGTAGTTGAACAGACACTCGAAATTATGTCGCGCATGGGGCTGGACCCAAAAAGTGAATACACCCTCTGCGATGGTGACACCGTGCTGGCGCTTAGGCTCAACCCCGTATACGACAAATATACTAAATACCGCAAGGATTACGCCGTTGTCGGCGAAACACTGACCTACGCTCAGTTTAAAAAGCAGCTTGCTCACTCGGATTATTTTCTTGAAAGCAATGTGCAAAAACGCATCGGATCAGAAAATCGGCGTGTTTGGACACTCAATTATGAGCTGATGAAAGCTCGATGTGATGTATCCGGGTTTGAGATCACAGATATAGAACCGTTATGA
- a CDS encoding bifunctional 3'-5' exonuclease/DNA polymerase encodes MDYNIIYTNKEIHDYISGAGIVAFDFETAPDDEWRDEPKAALDAHKAHIIGISLSVKEDSAVYIPLSHKVGINAINPTGVAEYLRESLFENPRIIKVAHNLSFEAMFLYALGIVVCEPCYDTIAAAQLTLKSKFEFRNLSDSGLKLLSTSLFGADMPSFETVTAGRHFDEMDPEDKETLRYACADSDYTLRLYHKFNEWFAKNLPHHREIVERIESPTAVYCGIMKYNGVPMDVDTMLKRQKEAEEKLTALRNEIGEMTGGVDIGANASTSAFKKYLFSDLSLPVLKTTEKHQEAADDSTMIMLAEYCKDKRPELVRLFELVQEYRKWGKLKSTYIDGYLTHINTATGRIHPDLMPLGTETGRFASRNPNLQNCPRKDNDPIGVRNFIAAPKDSFIVSLDFSQIELRVGAFYCRDEQMLQTYRAGGDIHASTTSVIFHIPFETAADKNSPHYKERRTIAKNCNFGVFYGLFPSGLQKTLKFKAGLDMSKEQCAGIIDNLKSGYPRLTQWQDETKKRAAITLYAETWLGRRRYIVSILSPDWGKHSFAERCAMNTPIQGTAADIIKLAMGRIVQGIKARPWLKPFLQIHDELVFEIPAGKLDEAVSFVKTCMEETPFRDFDVPIIAEAAYGANFGNLIEMEGA; translated from the coding sequence ATGGATTACAACATTATTTATACAAATAAAGAGATACACGATTATATCAGCGGTGCGGGCATCGTTGCATTTGACTTTGAAACAGCGCCGGACGATGAATGGCGCGACGAGCCGAAGGCGGCACTGGATGCGCATAAGGCACATATTATTGGCATTAGCCTTTCAGTCAAAGAGGACAGCGCTGTGTACATACCCCTCTCACATAAGGTTGGAATTAATGCCATTAACCCCACTGGAGTGGCGGAATACCTAAGAGAATCCCTGTTTGAAAATCCAAGAATAATCAAGGTGGCGCACAATCTCTCCTTTGAGGCAATGTTCCTATATGCGCTGGGTATCGTCGTATGCGAGCCTTGCTATGATACCATCGCGGCAGCGCAACTGACGCTTAAGAGTAAATTTGAGTTTCGCAACCTGTCGGACAGCGGTTTAAAGCTGCTTTCGACATCTTTATTCGGTGCAGATATGCCGTCCTTTGAAACGGTGACGGCGGGCAGGCATTTTGATGAGATGGACCCAGAAGATAAAGAAACCCTTCGCTATGCTTGTGCCGATAGTGACTACACCTTGCGGCTGTATCATAAATTCAACGAATGGTTTGCCAAAAACCTGCCGCATCACAGAGAAATCGTGGAGCGCATTGAATCGCCTACTGCAGTTTATTGCGGCATTATGAAATATAACGGTGTTCCGATGGATGTTGATACAATGCTGAAAAGACAGAAGGAAGCCGAGGAAAAGCTTACTGCCCTCCGTAATGAAATCGGCGAGATGACCGGTGGCGTAGACATCGGGGCAAACGCATCTACATCAGCGTTCAAAAAGTACCTCTTTAGTGACCTTAGTCTTCCGGTATTGAAAACAACAGAAAAACATCAGGAGGCGGCGGATGATTCGACAATGATAATGCTTGCCGAATATTGCAAAGACAAGCGTCCGGAGCTTGTTCGCCTGTTTGAACTGGTACAGGAATACCGTAAATGGGGCAAACTCAAAAGCACTTACATTGACGGGTACTTAACACATATCAATACGGCGACAGGGCGAATCCATCCTGACCTCATGCCCCTCGGTACAGAGACAGGGCGTTTTGCATCGCGTAACCCGAACTTGCAAAACTGCCCGCGCAAGGATAACGACCCGATAGGTGTGCGAAACTTCATCGCAGCGCCAAAGGACAGCTTTATTGTCTCTTTAGATTTTTCCCAGATAGAATTACGCGTCGGCGCTTTCTATTGTCGTGATGAACAAATGCTGCAAACCTATCGAGCCGGCGGTGATATTCATGCGTCCACGACTTCGGTCATATTTCATATTCCGTTCGAAACGGCGGCGGATAAAAATTCGCCACATTACAAGGAGCGCCGTACTATCGCAAAAAATTGTAATTTCGGAGTCTTTTACGGGTTATTTCCAAGTGGGCTTCAAAAAACGCTGAAATTCAAGGCGGGGCTCGATATGTCCAAGGAACAATGTGCAGGAATCATCGACAACTTAAAAAGCGGCTATCCGCGCTTGACGCAGTGGCAGGATGAAACAAAAAAGCGAGCCGCCATTACGTTATATGCGGAAACATGGCTTGGCCGCCGAAGATACATCGTTAGCATCCTCTCGCCTGACTGGGGCAAGCATTCTTTTGCCGAACGCTGCGCTATGAACACCCCGATTCAAGGTACTGCCGCCGATATAATCAAACTGGCAATGGGGCGCATAGTCCAAGGGATCAAGGCACGTCCGTGGCTCAAACCTTTTTTACAAATCCACGATGAGCTGGTATTTGAAATTCCAGCGGGCAAACTCGATGAAGCAGTCTCTTTCGTTAAAACTTGCATGGAAGAGACACCCTTTAGAGATTTCGACGTGCCGATCATTGCTGAGGCTGCATACGGCGCGAATTTCGGTAATCTGATTGAAATGGAGGGTGCGTGA
- a CDS encoding DUF1492 domain-containing protein, producing MTVKAYLRQAYRLDQRINSKLEQIASLNELATKCTYTLTGMPRNPNRSTSTIADAVAKIIDLQAEINRDIDRLVDLKREIVRLIKTVDNTEHQTLLELRYLCFKTWEQIAVDMGYNVRHVYRLHDEAIKNISVPQTQQ from the coding sequence ATGACTGTTAAAGCATATCTCAGGCAGGCATACAGGCTCGACCAGCGTATAAATTCCAAACTGGAGCAGATTGCTTCTCTAAATGAACTGGCGACAAAATGCACCTACACCCTAACGGGAATGCCCCGCAATCCAAATCGCAGTACATCAACGATAGCCGATGCTGTGGCAAAGATTATCGACCTGCAAGCGGAAATCAATCGCGACATCGATAGGCTTGTCGACCTTAAGCGTGAAATTGTAAGGCTCATCAAAACCGTAGATAACACAGAACATCAGACGCTTCTGGAGCTGCGCTACCTCTGCTTTAAAACTTGGGAGCAGATAGCTGTTGATATGGGCTATAATGTACGCCATGTATACCGACTTCACGATGAGGCAATAAAAAATATTTCTGTTCCGCAAACTCAGCAGTAA
- a CDS encoding DNA modification methylase encodes MLIEKIPAIKLNPSAYNPRKDLKPGDKEYEKLKRSIAEFGYVEPVIWNKATGNVVGGHQRLKVLLDLGVSEIDCVVVELDDNREKALNLALNKIQGDWDETKLASLMAEFDASTFDVSLTGFDADEVDALLNKFYSKEAIQDDFDVDKEREAIEAAGETRTHSGDIWLLGQHRLLCGDSTSEVDFNRLMDGAHAQCAVTSPPYGVGKEYEKAGIEPWFETMRPAIKNICKNADIVCWNIGDLYATGTQFIEPTEMYSIGLFGDNGFRPIWIRIWKKQGMNFGNAPYHLVTNKPVQQYEYITALAAQVTEEYNDQEFAWVSAFAGHSYKFVKRLTKDERKKWGYAGIWEISTVRANKDHPAMFPVELPWRCIKMHSDRGGIVLEPFAGCGTTLIACEQTERRCYAMEISPVYCDLIIKRWETFTGKTAVKLEV; translated from the coding sequence ATGCTGATTGAAAAAATACCCGCAATAAAACTTAATCCATCTGCATATAACCCACGAAAAGATCTGAAGCCCGGCGACAAAGAATATGAAAAGCTCAAGCGCTCTATTGCGGAGTTTGGTTATGTGGAACCGGTCATCTGGAATAAGGCTACTGGTAACGTGGTCGGCGGTCACCAACGGTTGAAAGTATTACTCGACCTTGGTGTATCAGAAATTGATTGCGTAGTCGTGGAGCTTGATGACAACCGCGAAAAGGCACTCAACCTTGCTCTTAATAAAATACAAGGTGATTGGGATGAAACAAAGCTGGCCTCACTTATGGCGGAATTTGACGCGTCTACATTTGACGTATCCCTCACTGGCTTTGATGCCGACGAAGTTGATGCGCTTTTAAATAAATTTTACTCGAAAGAAGCCATACAGGATGACTTCGACGTAGACAAAGAAAGGGAAGCCATTGAGGCTGCTGGCGAAACACGAACTCATTCAGGCGATATATGGCTGCTTGGACAGCATCGGCTATTGTGCGGCGACAGCACAAGCGAGGTAGATTTTAACCGTCTGATGGACGGTGCTCATGCCCAATGCGCTGTTACCTCTCCTCCATATGGTGTCGGAAAAGAATATGAAAAGGCCGGGATTGAACCTTGGTTTGAAACTATGCGACCCGCTATAAAAAACATCTGTAAAAACGCAGATATCGTCTGTTGGAATATAGGAGACCTATATGCAACGGGAACCCAGTTTATTGAACCAACCGAAATGTATAGCATTGGGCTATTTGGCGACAACGGCTTTCGTCCCATTTGGATTCGCATTTGGAAAAAGCAAGGCATGAATTTCGGCAACGCACCCTATCACCTTGTGACAAATAAACCGGTGCAGCAGTACGAATATATCACGGCACTGGCTGCGCAGGTAACCGAGGAGTACAACGACCAAGAGTTCGCCTGGGTTTCAGCTTTCGCCGGTCATTCATATAAGTTTGTAAAGCGGCTCACCAAAGATGAACGTAAAAAATGGGGCTATGCCGGTATTTGGGAAATATCTACTGTGCGAGCCAATAAAGATCACCCTGCTATGTTTCCTGTAGAGCTTCCGTGGCGATGCATAAAAATGCACTCTGACCGGGGCGGTATTGTATTAGAACCTTTTGCGGGCTGTGGAACGACTCTCATCGCCTGTGAACAGACTGAGCGCAGGTGCTATGCGATGGAGATATCACCGGTATATTGTGACCTCATTATAAAGCGCTGGGAAACATTCACCGGTAAAACTGCCGTGAAGCTGGAGGTATGA
- a CDS encoding methionine adenosyltransferase: protein MTTYKTAESVCKGHPDKLCDLIADSILDACLRKDRASRVACEVMATKGKIIVAGEITCSEKVNIRFIVREVLRKAGYSPWKFIVLVFVHRQSADIAAGVDTALEARNGTCDPYGSIGAGDQGTVYGYATKETHEYLPLPLVLSHRIAKRIDDCREGKLIKGILPDGKCQITVEYEDGKPKRVKTVVISVQHETNKTQEQLRTDIMNNVLWQCFEDFPLDDDTEILINPSGRFVKGGPAADTGLTGRKIMVDTYGGLASHGGGALCGKDPTKVDRSGAYMARYIAKNIVWSDLAEKCEVALSYAIGKANPVAVAVTSFGTSRLTDEQLTSIVQEVFNLRPAAIIEKLRLRTAIYENTAAYGHFNSCLFTWENLDCHKELRKAAKEYAD, encoded by the coding sequence ATGACAACTTACAAAACAGCGGAAAGTGTTTGTAAAGGCCATCCAGACAAACTTTGCGATCTAATCGCCGACAGCATCTTGGATGCCTGTCTTAGAAAGGATAGAGCATCTCGCGTGGCTTGCGAGGTAATGGCGACTAAGGGAAAAATCATCGTAGCGGGCGAAATCACCTGTAGCGAAAAAGTGAATATTCGTTTTATCGTGCGAGAAGTCCTGCGAAAGGCCGGATATAGTCCTTGGAAATTTATAGTGTTAGTATTCGTTCATCGACAGAGCGCTGACATCGCAGCCGGTGTTGATACTGCGCTCGAAGCACGAAACGGTACCTGCGATCCTTATGGCTCTATCGGCGCAGGTGATCAAGGCACAGTATACGGATATGCAACAAAGGAAACCCATGAGTATTTGCCTTTACCATTGGTTCTTTCGCATCGTATTGCCAAGCGCATTGATGACTGCCGCGAAGGAAAGCTCATCAAGGGCATTTTACCAGACGGCAAGTGTCAGATCACGGTCGAATATGAAGATGGCAAGCCAAAACGTGTGAAAACCGTGGTTATTTCTGTCCAGCATGAGACGAACAAAACACAAGAGCAGCTGCGCACGGATATTATGAATAATGTCTTATGGCAATGCTTTGAAGATTTTCCACTAGACGATGATACCGAAATACTTATTAACCCCTCTGGCAGATTTGTCAAAGGCGGTCCCGCTGCCGATACGGGGCTAACGGGCAGAAAAATTATGGTAGATACTTATGGCGGGCTTGCGTCTCACGGTGGTGGTGCCCTCTGCGGCAAAGATCCGACGAAGGTTGACCGCAGCGGCGCATACATGGCACGGTACATCGCAAAGAATATTGTATGGAGCGACTTAGCTGAAAAATGCGAGGTCGCCCTTTCTTATGCCATCGGCAAAGCAAACCCCGTGGCGGTAGCAGTTACTTCATTTGGGACAAGCAGACTAACAGATGAACAACTTACCTCTATTGTACAGGAAGTCTTTAATTTGCGCCCTGCCGCCATCATCGAAAAACTGCGTTTGAGAACCGCCATATATGAAAACACTGCGGCATATGGGCATTTCAACTCATGTCTCTTTACATGGGAGAACTTGGATTGCCATAAGGAGTTAAGAAAGGCGGCTAAAGAATATGCTGATTGA
- a CDS encoding DEAD/DEAH box helicase — protein MPIKVKPYTHQITAFNFVFRKFGLLPEGAYSPASYGAALLMEMGTGKTLTAIAVEGALYQAGRIRRALVVSPLSVTGVWKDEHDAYADFDYTLAVLKGSGEKKLDTLRHMTGQPLQIVVVNYESAWRLERELAAWKPDLIIADEGHKIKTHNIAASKAMHRLGLVAKYRLLLTGTPVTNKAIDVFSQYKFLDPRIFGQSFYSFRNHFFFMTGYGNHTPVLKKSMEDELTRRMHSIAFRATKKDCLDLPETIDIIRKVELEPKSLKLYHGLVKESYAELANGEVTITNVLTKLLRLSQLTGGFIGSDESSTTEQVSTAKLDVLEDIIDSALEENRKLVIIARFVPELDAICAMLEKKRINYSLIKGGVKDRDEQVARFQNDLDVPIFVGQVATAGLGITLTAASTMVFYSLDYSMSNFEQCKARIHRAGQRMPCTYIYLTAQGTVDEKVLKALKNKANLAKALVDDYRYGNNPFV, from the coding sequence ATGCCAATTAAGGTAAAGCCTTATACTCATCAGATCACAGCTTTCAACTTTGTTTTTAGGAAATTCGGACTTCTGCCGGAGGGCGCGTATTCGCCAGCTAGCTATGGAGCTGCGCTTCTCATGGAAATGGGTACCGGAAAAACTCTCACGGCGATAGCTGTCGAAGGCGCTTTGTATCAAGCCGGACGTATCCGCAGAGCGCTGGTTGTATCTCCGCTTTCAGTTACGGGCGTATGGAAAGATGAACACGATGCATACGCAGATTTTGATTACACGCTGGCTGTACTCAAAGGAAGTGGCGAAAAAAAGCTCGATACTCTCAGGCATATGACCGGTCAGCCGCTTCAGATTGTCGTTGTGAACTATGAATCGGCATGGCGGCTAGAACGCGAGCTTGCGGCATGGAAGCCTGACCTTATCATCGCCGACGAAGGACACAAAATCAAAACGCATAATATCGCCGCTTCAAAAGCAATGCACCGGTTAGGATTAGTTGCTAAATATCGGCTGCTCTTAACGGGAACGCCTGTGACTAACAAGGCAATCGATGTATTCAGCCAGTACAAGTTTCTCGACCCACGTATCTTCGGTCAGAGTTTTTACAGCTTCAGAAACCACTTCTTTTTCATGACCGGTTACGGCAATCACACACCCGTTTTGAAAAAGAGCATGGAGGATGAACTCACTCGCCGTATGCACTCTATCGCGTTTCGTGCAACAAAAAAGGATTGCCTTGACCTGCCGGAAACGATCGACATTATCCGAAAAGTTGAACTGGAGCCGAAGTCACTGAAACTGTATCATGGCCTTGTCAAAGAAAGCTATGCCGAGCTGGCTAATGGTGAGGTCACCATCACCAATGTTCTGACCAAGTTACTGCGACTCTCCCAACTTACAGGTGGTTTCATCGGCAGTGACGAGAGCAGCACCACTGAACAAGTCAGCACTGCAAAACTGGACGTGCTTGAGGATATCATCGATTCAGCTTTGGAGGAGAACCGTAAACTCGTCATTATCGCCCGATTTGTGCCGGAACTGGATGCAATCTGCGCCATGCTTGAGAAAAAACGCATCAACTATTCGCTCATCAAAGGCGGTGTAAAAGACCGCGACGAACAGGTTGCAAGATTTCAGAATGACCTCGATGTACCTATCTTTGTAGGACAGGTGGCGACTGCGGGATTGGGCATCACACTCACAGCGGCAAGCACAATGGTGTTTTATTCTTTAGATTATTCGATGTCTAATTTCGAACAATGCAAAGCCCGTATTCATCGCGCCGGTCAGCGTATGCCATGCACTTACATCTATCTCACCGCGCAGGGTACAGTCGACGAAAAAGTACTGAAAGCATTAAAGAACAAGGCAAACCTCGCCAAGGCGCTGGTTGATGATTATCGCTACGGGAATAACCCATTTGTTTAA